One stretch of Candidatus Rokuibacteriota bacterium DNA includes these proteins:
- the tcuA gene encoding FAD-dependent tricarballylate dehydrogenase TcuA, which produces MTDGAADVVVVGGGNAALCAALAARDGGARVALLEKAPEPQRGGNSFFTAGGFRFVHGGLEDLRKDVIPDLTPGEAASVEVPPYTEENFYDDLMRLSENLADQDLADVLITRSRPTVVWMRSHGIRWILMFGRQSFKVGTTHRFWGGLTVEAVGGGPGLVQALYDRAAALGIEVRYETKATRLLLDERGAIRGLAYRGPAGFGELAARAVVLASGGFEANPEWRTRYLGQDWELARVRGTRHNTGDGIRMALEIGAQPYGHWSGCHAVAWDLNAPPFGDRRVGDLFQKHSYPLGVVVNVKGERFLDEGADFRNYTYAKYGREILKQPQRAAFQIFDQKTVPLLREEYRIREVTKAEAGTIEEVARKLEIDAVGLVRTVREFNAAVQPGPFNPAILDGKCTKGITPPKSNWALPLDSPPFVGYAVTCGITFTFGGLRINTRAEALDTEDRPIPGLYAAGELVGGLFYHNYPGGAGLMAGAVFGMLAGEKAATYSKAA; this is translated from the coding sequence ATGACCGACGGCGCCGCTGACGTCGTGGTGGTCGGGGGCGGCAACGCGGCGCTCTGCGCCGCGCTCGCGGCGCGGGACGGCGGCGCGCGCGTCGCCCTCCTCGAGAAAGCCCCCGAGCCCCAGCGGGGTGGGAACTCGTTCTTCACCGCGGGCGGCTTCCGCTTCGTCCACGGTGGGCTCGAGGACCTCCGAAAGGACGTCATCCCCGACCTGACCCCGGGGGAGGCTGCGTCGGTCGAGGTTCCGCCGTACACCGAAGAGAACTTCTACGATGACCTGATGCGCCTCAGCGAGAACCTCGCCGACCAGGACCTCGCCGACGTCCTCATCACGCGCTCGCGCCCGACGGTGGTCTGGATGCGGAGCCACGGCATCCGCTGGATCCTCATGTTCGGGCGCCAGTCCTTCAAGGTCGGGACCACCCACCGCTTCTGGGGCGGGCTCACCGTGGAGGCCGTCGGGGGCGGACCCGGGTTGGTCCAGGCGCTCTACGATCGGGCGGCGGCGCTCGGGATCGAGGTCCGCTACGAGACCAAGGCCACGCGCCTCCTCCTGGACGAGCGGGGCGCGATCCGCGGCCTCGCGTACCGCGGGCCGGCGGGCTTCGGCGAACTCGCCGCGCGCGCGGTCGTGCTGGCGTCCGGCGGCTTCGAGGCCAACCCCGAGTGGCGCACCCGCTATCTCGGCCAGGACTGGGAGCTGGCGCGCGTCCGCGGCACCCGGCACAACACCGGCGACGGGATCCGCATGGCGCTCGAGATCGGCGCCCAGCCCTACGGCCACTGGTCGGGTTGCCACGCCGTCGCCTGGGACCTCAACGCCCCGCCCTTTGGCGATCGCCGCGTGGGTGACCTCTTCCAGAAGCATTCCTACCCGCTCGGCGTGGTCGTCAACGTCAAGGGCGAGCGCTTCCTCGACGAGGGGGCAGACTTCCGCAACTACACCTACGCCAAGTACGGCCGCGAGATCCTGAAGCAACCCCAGCGCGCCGCCTTTCAGATCTTCGACCAGAAGACGGTTCCGCTCCTGCGGGAGGAGTACCGCATCCGCGAGGTCACCAAGGCGGAAGCCGGCACGATCGAGGAGGTGGCGCGGAAGCTCGAGATCGACGCGGTGGGGCTCGTCCGAACCGTCCGCGAATTCAACGCGGCGGTCCAGCCCGGCCCGTTCAACCCGGCGATCCTGGACGGCAAATGCACGAAGGGCATCACGCCCCCGAAGTCCAACTGGGCGCTCCCTCTCGACTCGCCCCCCTTCGTCGGCTACGCGGTGACCTGTGGGATCACCTTCACCTTCGGCGGCCTACGGATCAACACGCGCGCGGAAGCCCTCGACACCGAGGACCGTCCGATCCCGGGCCTCTATGCGGCGGGCGAGCTGGTGGGCGGACTCTTCTACCACAACTACCCGGGCGGGGCGGGGCTCATGGCAGGCGCGGTCTTCGGCATGCTGGCGGGCGAAAAG
- a CDS encoding SDR family oxidoreductase — protein MDASPIQLSGWALVLGASSGFGEATSLALARAGLDIFGVHLDRKATAANVERIGAEIRALGREASFFNMNAADPEKRTEVLEHIERTLAERNTPGTLRVLFHSLAFGTLKPYVIEPLKEAVSQAQMDMTLDVMAHSLVYWSQEVVVRGLMADGGRIFAMTSAGGTRVLPSYGPVSAAKAALESHVRQLALELAPRGITVNAIRGGVTVTPASTKIPGSDQLFQNAARRNPHGRLTTPQDVARAVVVLSHPDTYWVTGNVIGVDGGEDIVG, from the coding sequence ATGGACGCCTCACCGATCCAGCTGAGCGGGTGGGCCCTGGTGCTGGGCGCGTCCTCGGGTTTCGGTGAGGCAACGAGCCTCGCGCTGGCGCGCGCCGGGCTCGACATCTTCGGCGTCCACCTCGACCGGAAGGCGACCGCCGCCAACGTCGAGCGGATCGGCGCCGAGATCAGAGCCTTGGGCCGCGAGGCCTCCTTCTTCAACATGAACGCCGCGGACCCCGAAAAGCGGACCGAGGTCCTCGAACATATCGAGCGCACCCTCGCGGAACGAAACACACCGGGAACGCTCCGGGTGCTCTTCCACTCGCTCGCCTTCGGGACGCTCAAGCCGTACGTAATCGAGCCGCTGAAGGAAGCGGTGAGCCAGGCCCAGATGGACATGACACTGGACGTGATGGCGCACAGTCTCGTCTACTGGTCCCAGGAAGTGGTCGTCCGCGGGCTCATGGCCGACGGCGGTCGCATCTTCGCCATGACCTCCGCGGGCGGCACGCGGGTCCTGCCCTCCTACGGTCCGGTGTCGGCGGCCAAGGCCGCGCTCGAGTCCCACGTGAGACAGCTCGCCCTGGAACTGGCCCCGCGGGGCATCACGGTCAACGCGATCCGCGGCGGGGTGACCGTGACACCGGCCTCGACCAAGATCCCGGGGAGCGACCAGCTCTTCCAGAATGCCGCCCGTCGCAACCCCCACGGACGCCTCACGACGCCCCAGGATGTGGCCCGTGCCGTCGTCGTGCTCTCGCACCCGGACACCTACTGGGTCACCGGTAACGTCATCGGGGTCGACGGCGGCGAAGACATCGTCGGGTGA
- a CDS encoding competence/damage-inducible protein A, translating into MEKTAGIVLIGNEILSGKIVDANAAYLCRELRALGVAVRRIAVIPDEVDVISREVAECSRAYDFVFTSGGVGPTHDDVTIEGVARALGAEVVRDPRLVALLERYSKGRLNAARLKMAEVPAGAELVTGDSLAFPGVVVRNIYILPGVPEIFRQKFEAIKDRFRDTPYFLRSVFVGIGEGTLADVLNDLLQAYPRLMLGSYPEFLNPEYKVKVTLESKDRAYLDRALADFLSRLPAEAVVRVE; encoded by the coding sequence ATGGAGAAGACCGCGGGGATTGTCCTGATCGGCAACGAGATCCTCTCGGGAAAGATCGTCGACGCCAACGCCGCGTATCTCTGCCGGGAGCTCCGCGCCCTGGGCGTGGCGGTCCGCCGCATCGCGGTGATCCCTGACGAGGTGGACGTGATCTCGCGGGAGGTCGCCGAATGCAGTCGCGCCTACGACTTCGTGTTCACCTCGGGCGGGGTCGGTCCGACCCATGACGACGTCACCATCGAGGGGGTTGCCCGGGCCCTCGGCGCCGAGGTCGTCCGGGACCCGCGCCTGGTCGCGCTGCTCGAGCGGTACTCCAAGGGCAGACTCAACGCCGCGCGCCTCAAGATGGCCGAGGTGCCCGCGGGCGCGGAGCTCGTGACCGGCGACTCCCTGGCCTTCCCCGGCGTCGTCGTCCGGAACATCTACATCCTCCCCGGTGTGCCGGAGATCTTCAGGCAGAAGTTCGAGGCGATCAAGGATCGCTTCCGCGACACGCCGTACTTCCTCAGGAGCGTGTTCGTGGGGATCGGAGAGGGGACCCTGGCCGATGTTCTAAACGACCTGCTGCAGGCCTACCCGCGCCTGATGCTCGGCTCGTACCCGGAGTTCTTGAACCCGGAGTACAAAGTGAAGGTGACGCTCGAGTCCAAGGATCGGGCCTACCTGGACCGGGCTCTCGCAGATTTCCTCAGCCGGCTTCCCGCGGAGGCCGTGGTGAGGGTCGAGTGA
- a CDS encoding adenylate/guanylate cyclase domain-containing protein, whose translation MTESGEDRRLEELIASLRAVHEGQQALVQELRLLQQEIRALREELGARAVRAEAPVAPAPVPAPEPTRRVVAPPQPKRAWREGFASVLAKVPRPFGEVPRSLLERTWLLALVVGVLVVGARELNLFQPVEVLAEYPKGWVRPDQSRGGVVKQVVVVAIDDESVAKLGEWGARWRGHHGQLLKILAEDGARSVGFDVLFSVPNAEHDPPFLEGIRHARSKGTGVVVGMSYDTRQERLRYPASPVREAVTEVASVYLQPDRVTNLIRYVSMFQPDGAAGGEVMRLVPAFSVAVALAGGKRLEDFPRYREGLVPIEYAGPSSKTFQIIPYADVYETRFPPGSFKGKYVLVGMFREASKDFFDTPVESQMPGVVIHANALYTLLRGVARPIEFPWSAVVIFAVASVAAIICGRFRRTPRVVLVAALVVGYWGLAISLGLMRNPVSLEVIPATVAAGLVWASVTAREKIVAMRELRRSLGLPEEAVRRLEQDRAFQQGTLGKRVTILASDVRNYSAFSYSHPPTHVRQIMTEYQQMVERVVYRHGGYVNKFVGDAVVAVFGYPMYEEATGLRTILAAKEMREGLAGLVEKWKRENREGITDIRIGINTGLVSISYLGSAKKQLDVMGDNVDLAARLESAQGEFDCLALLGPTTYEEVKHRIRSRTVPVTLKNRPDVPQAFTFDRLVDEVVAVGRPAEA comes from the coding sequence ATGACGGAGAGCGGCGAAGATCGGCGCCTCGAAGAGCTGATCGCTTCGCTCCGGGCGGTCCACGAGGGCCAGCAGGCCCTCGTGCAGGAGCTCAGGCTTCTGCAGCAGGAGATCCGGGCGCTGCGAGAGGAGCTCGGGGCTCGGGCGGTCCGGGCGGAGGCGCCTGTGGCGCCCGCCCCGGTTCCGGCGCCGGAGCCGACGCGCCGGGTGGTGGCGCCCCCGCAACCGAAGCGGGCGTGGCGCGAAGGCTTCGCGAGCGTCCTGGCGAAGGTTCCGCGACCGTTCGGCGAGGTCCCCCGATCGCTGCTGGAACGCACCTGGCTCCTCGCGCTCGTTGTGGGCGTGCTGGTCGTCGGGGCCCGCGAGCTGAATCTTTTCCAGCCAGTCGAGGTCCTGGCCGAGTACCCGAAGGGGTGGGTCCGGCCTGACCAGAGCCGGGGCGGGGTCGTAAAGCAAGTCGTGGTGGTTGCGATTGATGATGAGTCCGTGGCGAAGCTCGGTGAGTGGGGCGCGCGCTGGCGCGGCCATCACGGGCAGCTGTTGAAGATCTTGGCTGAGGACGGCGCCCGGTCAGTGGGGTTCGATGTGCTGTTCAGCGTGCCGAACGCCGAGCACGACCCGCCGTTTCTCGAAGGCATCCGTCATGCCCGGTCGAAGGGCACGGGGGTTGTGGTAGGCATGTCGTATGACACCAGGCAGGAGCGGTTACGCTACCCGGCTTCGCCGGTGCGGGAGGCGGTGACGGAGGTGGCCTCGGTCTATCTTCAGCCGGACCGGGTCACCAACCTCATCCGCTACGTGTCGATGTTCCAGCCCGACGGTGCCGCGGGAGGCGAGGTCATGCGCCTCGTGCCGGCCTTTTCCGTCGCAGTGGCGCTGGCGGGGGGGAAGCGGCTGGAGGACTTTCCCCGCTACCGCGAGGGCCTTGTGCCCATTGAGTACGCCGGCCCATCCAGCAAGACCTTTCAGATCATTCCGTACGCGGACGTCTACGAGACGCGTTTTCCACCCGGCAGCTTCAAGGGGAAGTACGTGCTGGTCGGCATGTTTCGCGAGGCGTCCAAGGATTTCTTCGACACGCCGGTGGAGAGCCAGATGCCGGGGGTGGTGATTCACGCCAACGCGCTCTACACGCTTCTGCGCGGTGTCGCACGGCCGATCGAGTTTCCGTGGAGCGCCGTGGTGATCTTTGCCGTGGCGAGCGTCGCGGCCATCATCTGTGGCCGCTTTCGCCGGACCCCGCGAGTGGTCCTGGTGGCGGCGCTGGTAGTCGGCTACTGGGGCCTCGCGATCAGCCTGGGCTTGATGCGGAACCCCGTGAGCCTGGAAGTCATCCCGGCGACGGTGGCAGCGGGCCTGGTCTGGGCGAGCGTGACCGCGAGGGAGAAGATCGTCGCGATGCGAGAGCTGCGGCGGTCGTTGGGCCTGCCAGAGGAGGCTGTCCGCCGGCTGGAGCAGGACCGCGCCTTCCAGCAGGGGACCCTGGGAAAGCGCGTGACGATCCTCGCCTCAGACGTCAGGAACTACTCGGCCTTCTCTTATTCCCACCCGCCGACCCACGTGCGCCAGATCATGACCGAGTACCAGCAGATGGTGGAGCGGGTCGTCTACCGGCACGGCGGGTACGTGAACAAGTTTGTCGGCGACGCGGTCGTGGCGGTCTTCGGCTATCCGATGTACGAGGAGGCGACCGGACTCCGCACCATCCTCGCCGCGAAAGAGATGCGGGAGGGTCTGGCCGGGCTCGTCGAGAAGTGGAAGCGAGAGAACCGGGAAGGCATCACGGACATCCGCATCGGGATCAACACCGGGCTCGTGAGCATCAGCTACCTTGGCTCGGCCAAGAAGCAGCTCGACGTGATGGGGGACAACGTGGATCTGGCTGCCCGGCTCGAGAGCGCTCAGGGGGAGTTCGACTGCCTCGCGCTGCTCGGGCCGACGACCTACGAGGAGGTCAAGCACCGCATCCGGAGCCGCACCGTCCCGGTCACGCTCAAGAACCGGCCCGATGTGCCGCAGGCTTTCACGTTCGATAGGCTCGTCGATGAGGTCGTGGCGGTCGGCAGGCCGGCGGAGGCTTGA
- a CDS encoding tetratricopeptide repeat protein produces the protein MKKWFGVSPIIFLLVAFVCGQAWAATPIGKIVGIVEGDKAVETASDAKVFRAASQEWVPSKKGLALFEKDEMKTGAARIRVEYVDRSGEVLLQANTHLKLLPKAAKAGKGVQVAAGEIFSTVKGQFNVVGKGVNGAVEGTKFDVMVSADRTTITVLDGVVRVSNRAGDVRVKALEQSEGKVGVRPTAPARAPESEIARIIEWTASLKSFTQTVLVVKANYRDASRRNEDFKRYSLVLTLNPQNVEARRGLGNVHMDWGEYNVALGHFQAALKQDPKDVTSLHNMGLVYAQLGQHAKAAERFREAIRLDPSNAIAYNSLGLALNALGSYEQAAKELERAVSVRPDFPEGYSNLGLVYLELKRPEVAIQTLEKAVTLDPKSAHAHNNLGHAYYRIKAYDKAIQEFRRAIDLDPAFYAPHENLGVLYTQRGEYSQAIAALETASRLAPDVASIPKNLGVVSLGLKDYAKAVGQFREALRLDPKNAHARLNLGNAYFQQEQFTTALTEYEAAAKLAPNDPDTHENIGHAQFQLGQHGAALASYQKAVTLGSRNLSLFRGLGNAYATLKDYRKAIAEYRKALEVDARDLPSLINLGWMQYQVGEYRESVATSRRVTEMAPDHPAAWYNLALGHLRLGDFDASMRAFETAFARDAQRVFVREVVADLAQAVKDDPSLKWGHFALGLLHMHLAQRPEDAIQAFETFIREGGTGKWVEQARARLKQLAVSKQ, from the coding sequence ATGAAGAAGTGGTTCGGGGTCTCGCCGATCATTTTTCTCCTGGTCGCCTTCGTCTGCGGGCAGGCCTGGGCGGCGACGCCGATCGGGAAGATCGTCGGAATCGTTGAGGGAGACAAGGCGGTCGAGACCGCATCGGACGCGAAAGTCTTTCGCGCGGCCAGTCAGGAGTGGGTGCCGAGCAAGAAGGGCCTGGCGCTGTTCGAGAAGGACGAGATGAAAACCGGCGCGGCGCGCATCCGCGTCGAGTACGTCGACCGCAGCGGTGAGGTCCTGCTCCAGGCCAACACGCACCTGAAGCTCCTGCCGAAGGCAGCCAAGGCCGGAAAAGGGGTGCAGGTCGCGGCCGGCGAGATCTTCAGCACGGTCAAGGGCCAGTTCAACGTTGTCGGAAAGGGCGTCAACGGGGCCGTCGAGGGAACGAAGTTCGACGTGATGGTGTCGGCCGACCGCACCACCATCACCGTCCTGGACGGCGTCGTTCGCGTCTCGAACCGGGCTGGCGACGTCCGGGTCAAGGCGTTGGAGCAGAGCGAGGGGAAGGTCGGCGTGCGGCCGACAGCCCCTGCGCGGGCCCCTGAGTCCGAGATCGCGCGGATCATCGAGTGGACCGCGAGCCTCAAGTCGTTCACCCAGACGGTGCTCGTGGTCAAGGCCAACTACCGTGATGCGTCGCGGCGGAACGAAGACTTCAAGCGCTACTCGCTGGTGCTGACGCTGAACCCCCAGAACGTCGAGGCTCGGCGGGGCCTGGGCAACGTGCACATGGACTGGGGTGAGTACAACGTGGCGCTGGGACACTTTCAGGCCGCGCTCAAGCAGGATCCCAAGGACGTGACGTCGCTCCACAACATGGGTCTCGTCTACGCTCAGCTCGGCCAGCACGCGAAGGCGGCGGAGCGGTTCAGAGAGGCGATCCGCCTGGACCCCTCCAACGCGATCGCGTACAACAGCCTGGGGCTCGCCCTCAACGCACTCGGCTCCTACGAGCAAGCAGCCAAAGAGCTCGAGAGGGCGGTGAGCGTGCGTCCGGATTTCCCCGAGGGCTACAGCAACCTCGGCCTGGTGTACCTGGAGCTCAAGCGTCCGGAGGTCGCGATTCAGACCCTGGAGAAGGCCGTGACGCTGGATCCGAAGTCAGCGCACGCCCACAATAACCTCGGCCACGCCTACTACCGGATCAAGGCCTATGACAAGGCGATCCAGGAGTTCCGGCGTGCGATCGACCTCGATCCGGCGTTCTACGCCCCCCATGAGAACCTCGGCGTCCTGTACACGCAGCGCGGCGAGTACTCGCAGGCGATCGCCGCGCTTGAGACCGCGTCCAGGCTCGCGCCGGACGTGGCCTCGATCCCGAAGAACCTCGGGGTCGTGTCGCTGGGCCTCAAGGACTACGCGAAGGCGGTCGGGCAGTTCCGCGAGGCACTCCGGCTCGATCCGAAGAACGCGCACGCGCGGCTGAACCTCGGGAACGCGTACTTCCAGCAGGAGCAGTTCACGACGGCGCTGACCGAGTACGAGGCGGCGGCGAAGCTCGCCCCGAACGATCCCGACACCCACGAGAACATCGGCCATGCCCAGTTCCAGCTCGGGCAGCACGGGGCCGCGCTGGCGTCCTATCAGAAGGCGGTGACGCTCGGCTCGCGTAACCTCTCGCTGTTCCGCGGCCTGGGCAACGCCTATGCGACGCTCAAGGACTACCGGAAGGCCATCGCCGAGTACCGGAAAGCCCTGGAGGTGGACGCGCGCGACCTGCCGTCGCTGATCAACCTCGGCTGGATGCAGTATCAGGTCGGCGAGTACCGCGAGAGCGTGGCCACGAGCCGACGGGTTACCGAGATGGCGCCCGACCACCCGGCGGCCTGGTACAACCTCGCGCTGGGTCACCTGCGTCTGGGCGACTTCGACGCCTCGATGCGCGCCTTCGAGACCGCCTTCGCGAGAGACGCGCAGCGCGTCTTCGTGCGCGAGGTCGTCGCCGATCTCGCCCAGGCGGTGAAGGACGATCCGAGCCTGAAGTGGGGCCACTTCGCGCTGGGCCTCCTCCACATGCACCTGGCCCAGCGGCCCGAGGACGCGATTCAGGCCTTCGAGACCTTCATCCGGGAAGGGGGGACCGGGAAGTGGGTTGAGCAGGCCCGCGCCCGGCTGAAGCAGCTGGCGGTGTCCAAGCAGTAA
- a CDS encoding alpha/beta hydrolase, whose amino-acid sequence MKWALILLGVGVLMWGCRETVERALIYVPSRELIGSPETMGLTYRDVWFEAEDGVRLHGWYVPGRLPITLLWCHGNAGNISHRLDNIREIHRRLGLGVFIFDYRGYGRSDGRPGEAGLYRDARAARAALIREGPSAERIVYFGRSLGAAVAVELALAAPPPPALILETPFLSVAAMANRVLPGAGLLFKSRYDSLGRIGQLRSRLLILHGDADEVVPHEHGRRLFEAAPEPKAFYTIRGAHHNDTYLVGGRDYWAAWARFIGSVFPDAGGQVTRPHGSPG is encoded by the coding sequence ATGAAGTGGGCGCTCATCCTGCTCGGGGTCGGCGTGCTCATGTGGGGGTGCCGCGAGACGGTGGAGCGCGCGTTGATCTACGTCCCCAGCCGCGAGCTGATCGGCTCACCGGAGACCATGGGCTTGACCTATCGCGACGTGTGGTTCGAGGCCGAGGACGGCGTGCGCCTGCACGGCTGGTACGTTCCCGGCCGCCTCCCGATCACGCTCCTGTGGTGCCACGGCAACGCCGGCAACATCAGCCACCGGCTCGACAACATCCGGGAAATCCACCGCCGCCTCGGCCTCGGCGTCTTCATCTTCGACTACCGTGGCTACGGCCGGAGCGACGGACGTCCGGGCGAAGCCGGGCTCTACCGGGACGCGCGCGCCGCGCGCGCCGCGCTGATCCGCGAGGGCCCGTCCGCCGAGCGGATCGTGTACTTCGGGAGATCGCTGGGAGCCGCGGTCGCGGTCGAGTTGGCCCTGGCCGCGCCGCCGCCGCCGGCGCTGATCCTCGAGACCCCGTTCCTGTCCGTCGCGGCGATGGCGAACCGGGTGCTCCCGGGCGCCGGGCTGCTCTTCAAGAGCCGGTACGACTCCCTCGGGAGGATCGGCCAGCTTCGCTCCCGGCTCCTGATCCTCCACGGCGACGCGGACGAGGTCGTCCCCCACGAACACGGGCGCCGCCTCTTCGAGGCGGCTCCTGAACCGAAGGCATTCTACACGATCCGCGGCGCCCACCACAACGACACGTACCTCGTCGGGGGCCGCGACTACTGGGCTGCGTGGGCCCGCTTCATCGGATCGGTCTTCCCGGACGCGGGCGGACAAGTCACACGCCCCCACGGCTCGCCCGGCTGA
- a CDS encoding glycosyltransferase family 39 protein codes for MRQGKLGGMLLGVGLVAAALYFVRLGQAPFVDPPEGLHAAVAREMVVLGDWITPHFNGVRYFDKPPLLYWLTAAGFWIVGPSEWAARFWSALAAVGTAFLTAWLGTRVGSERLGLIAGLIVVANLEVFLFGRFVKPDLIFVFLILLAYTGFILAYGGTARWPLLVCYGALGATVVAKDLLGAVGPLVVFGVFFFVIRERPAAARWFPWAGLGILALIAIPWYAAVEWKNPAFLWYTVVDNHILNFTRQRVFPDEDVPLTAAEFVGVTAVGFFPWSLALPWALARALRAPWQSWEARVWLLLGLWSALVLAFFTFSPFKLPHYGLPAFPAMALLVAKIWDDALAGGPGAPSTRALLVPPLIVLAGLAALCFVAWRGQVTLPSGTLSLVDLYSRNLGARGQSAPFIPYEQIRPLMATLALVFGAGSLGIAVAVWRRLPRVGLGVLLGVMVAFLPVTVEGLTHFARARSVLPIVIVLKQTAGPQDLVVHEGALENSGSLVLGLDRPVRIVDGLQSNLAFGATFPEAREIFWSADSLRRAWAGPARVFLVSVVKPDRSVVRNLPPGSVRLLLRVGGRWLYTNR; via the coding sequence ATGCGCCAAGGGAAGCTCGGTGGGATGCTCTTGGGGGTGGGCCTCGTGGCGGCGGCGCTCTACTTTGTCCGGCTCGGACAGGCCCCGTTTGTGGATCCACCGGAGGGACTCCACGCCGCCGTCGCGCGGGAGATGGTCGTGCTCGGCGACTGGATCACGCCGCATTTCAACGGCGTCCGTTACTTCGACAAGCCGCCGCTCCTCTACTGGTTGACGGCCGCCGGGTTCTGGATAGTGGGCCCGTCGGAGTGGGCGGCCCGCTTCTGGTCGGCGCTGGCCGCCGTCGGCACGGCCTTCCTCACGGCGTGGCTGGGGACGCGGGTGGGGTCCGAGCGGCTCGGGCTCATCGCGGGCCTGATCGTCGTCGCCAACCTGGAGGTGTTCCTCTTCGGCCGCTTCGTGAAGCCGGACCTGATCTTCGTCTTCCTGATCCTCCTCGCCTACACCGGGTTCATCCTGGCGTACGGCGGCACCGCGCGCTGGCCGCTGCTCGTCTGCTACGGGGCGCTGGGGGCCACCGTGGTGGCCAAAGACCTGCTCGGCGCCGTGGGGCCGCTGGTCGTCTTCGGCGTCTTCTTCTTCGTGATCCGGGAACGGCCCGCCGCGGCGCGCTGGTTCCCGTGGGCCGGCCTCGGCATCCTCGCCCTCATCGCGATCCCGTGGTACGCCGCGGTGGAGTGGAAGAACCCCGCCTTCCTGTGGTACACGGTGGTGGACAACCACATCTTGAACTTCACGCGCCAGCGCGTCTTCCCCGACGAGGACGTGCCGCTCACCGCCGCCGAGTTCGTCGGCGTGACCGCCGTCGGATTCTTCCCCTGGAGCCTCGCGCTCCCGTGGGCGCTCGCCCGCGCGTTGCGGGCTCCCTGGCAGAGCTGGGAGGCGCGTGTCTGGCTCCTCCTGGGACTCTGGAGCGCGCTGGTCCTGGCCTTCTTCACGTTCTCGCCGTTCAAGCTCCCCCATTATGGCTTGCCCGCCTTCCCTGCTATGGCCCTGCTCGTGGCCAAGATCTGGGACGACGCGCTCGCCGGAGGTCCGGGCGCGCCGTCCACCCGGGCGCTCCTGGTGCCGCCGCTGATCGTGCTGGCGGGGCTGGCTGCCCTGTGCTTTGTCGCCTGGCGCGGGCAGGTCACGCTCCCGTCGGGCACCCTGTCGCTCGTCGACCTCTACAGCCGAAACCTGGGGGCGCGCGGGCAGAGCGCGCCGTTCATCCCTTACGAGCAGATCCGTCCCCTGATGGCGACCCTGGCGTTGGTCTTCGGCGCGGGGAGCCTCGGCATCGCGGTCGCGGTGTGGCGACGGCTTCCCCGCGTCGGCCTGGGCGTACTGCTCGGGGTGATGGTGGCGTTCCTGCCGGTGACCGTGGAGGGGCTGACGCACTTCGCACGGGCTCGCTCGGTGTTGCCGATCGTCATCGTCCTCAAGCAGACCGCCGGCCCGCAGGACCTCGTGGTGCACGAAGGGGCCCTCGAGAACAGCGGTAGCCTTGTCCTGGGCCTCGACCGGCCCGTCAGGATCGTGGACGGGTTGCAGTCCAATCTGGCGTTCGGCGCGACGTTTCCCGAAGCTCGTGAGATCTTCTGGAGCGCTGATTCCCTGCGGCGGGCCTGGGCCGGGCCCGCGCGGGTGTTCCTCGTCTCCGTCGTGAAGCCCGATCGGAGCGTGGTCCGCAATCTTCCTCCGGGCAGCGTGCGCCTCTTGCTCAGGGTCGGCGGGCGCTGGCTCTACACGAACCGCTGA
- a CDS encoding Rieske (2Fe-2S) protein, with translation MTEDRQWRLPVGALPPGQSAKFKLRRGDRTVDGFVINHDGRFYAYVNRCAHVGTPLDMWPNEFFTEDGRHLICATHGAVYEPATGLCVAGPCPGASLTPLRVVVDGAEVVISYPEDAE, from the coding sequence ATGACCGAGGACCGCCAGTGGCGCCTGCCCGTCGGCGCGCTCCCGCCGGGCCAGTCGGCCAAGTTCAAACTCCGCCGGGGTGACAGGACCGTGGATGGGTTCGTGATCAACCACGACGGTCGCTTCTACGCCTACGTCAACCGCTGCGCCCACGTGGGCACGCCCCTGGACATGTGGCCCAATGAGTTCTTCACCGAGGACGGCCGCCACCTGATCTGTGCCACCCACGGCGCCGTGTACGAGCCGGCGACCGGCCTCTGCGTCGCCGGCCCGTGCCCGGGTGCCTCCCTCACACCGCTTCGCGTGGTGGTGGACGGTGCCGAGGTGGTGATTTCGTACCCGGAGGACGCGGAATGA